A genome region from Streptomyces sp. S4.7 includes the following:
- a CDS encoding ATP-dependent Clp protease ATP-binding subunit, whose translation MFERFTDRARRVVVLAQEEARMLNHNYIGTEHILLGLIHEGEGVAAKALESLGISLEAVRQQVEEIIGQGQQAPSGHIPFTPRAKKVLELSLREALQLGHNYIGTEHILLGLIREGEGVAAQVLVKLGADLNRVRQQVIQLLSGYQGKEAATAGGPAEGTPSTSLVLDQFGRNLTQAARESKLDPVIGREKEIERVMQVLSRRTKNNPVLIGEPGVGKTAVVEGLAQAIVKGEVPETLKDKHLYTLDLGALVAGSRYRGDFEERLKKVLKEIRTRGDIILFIDELHTLVGAGAAEGAIDAASILKPMLARGELQTIGATTLDEYRKHLEKDAALERRFQPIQVAEPSLPHTIEILKGLRDRYEAHHRVSITDSALVAAATLADRYISDRFLPDKAIDLIDEAGSRMRIRRMTAPPDLREFDEKIANVRRDKESAIDSQDFEKAASLRDKEKQLLAAKTKREKEWKAGDMDVVAEVDEELIAEVLATATGIPVFKLTEEESSRLLRMEDELHKRVIGQKDAIKALSQAIRRTRAGLKDPKRPGGSFIFAGPSGVGKTELSKTLAEFLFGDEDALISLDMSEFSEKHTVSRLFGSPPGYVGYEEGGQLTEKVRRKPFSVVLFDEVEKAHPDIFNSLLQILEDGRLTDSQGRVVDFKNTVIIMTTNLGTRDISKGFNLGFAAQGDTKSNYERMKNKVNEELKQHFRPEFLNRVDDTVVFHQLTEEDIIQIVDLMVTKVDERLKDRDMGLELSPNAKALLAKKGYDPVLGARPLRRTIQREIEDILSEKILFGELRPGHIVVVDTEGEGEEKKFSFRGEEKSALPDVPPIEQAAGGAGPNLTKEA comes from the coding sequence ATGTTCGAGAGGTTCACCGACCGCGCGCGGCGGGTTGTCGTCCTGGCTCAGGAAGAAGCCCGGATGCTCAACCACAACTACATCGGCACCGAGCACATCCTCCTGGGCCTGATCCACGAGGGTGAGGGTGTCGCCGCTAAGGCCCTGGAGAGCCTCGGGATTTCGCTCGAGGCGGTCCGCCAGCAGGTGGAGGAGATCATCGGGCAGGGCCAGCAGGCTCCGTCCGGCCACATCCCCTTCACGCCCCGTGCCAAGAAGGTCCTGGAGCTGTCGCTCCGCGAGGCCCTTCAGCTCGGCCACAACTACATCGGCACCGAGCACATCCTGCTCGGCCTGATCCGCGAGGGCGAGGGCGTCGCCGCCCAGGTCCTCGTGAAGCTGGGCGCCGATCTCAACCGGGTGCGGCAGCAGGTCATCCAGCTGCTCTCCGGTTACCAGGGCAAGGAGGCCGCCACCGCCGGCGGCCCGGCCGAGGGCACGCCCTCGACCTCGCTCGTCCTGGACCAGTTCGGCAGGAATCTCACGCAGGCCGCCCGTGAGTCCAAGCTCGACCCGGTCATCGGGCGCGAGAAGGAGATCGAGCGGGTCATGCAGGTGCTGTCCCGCCGTACGAAGAACAACCCGGTCCTCATCGGCGAGCCCGGCGTCGGCAAGACGGCGGTCGTCGAGGGACTGGCGCAGGCCATCGTCAAGGGCGAGGTGCCCGAGACCCTCAAGGACAAGCACCTCTACACCCTGGACCTCGGCGCCCTGGTCGCGGGCTCCCGCTACCGAGGTGACTTCGAGGAGCGCCTGAAGAAGGTCCTCAAGGAGATCCGCACCCGCGGCGACATCATCCTGTTCATCGACGAGCTCCACACCCTCGTGGGTGCGGGCGCCGCCGAGGGCGCGATCGACGCGGCTTCGATCCTGAAGCCCATGCTCGCCCGTGGAGAGCTCCAGACCATCGGTGCGACGACGCTCGACGAGTACCGCAAGCACCTGGAGAAGGACGCCGCGCTGGAGCGACGCTTCCAGCCGATCCAGGTGGCCGAGCCGTCGCTGCCGCACACCATCGAGATCCTCAAGGGTCTGCGGGACCGGTACGAGGCGCACCACCGCGTGTCCATCACGGACTCCGCGCTGGTCGCAGCCGCGACGCTCGCCGACCGTTACATCTCGGACCGCTTCCTGCCGGACAAGGCGATCGACCTGATCGACGAGGCCGGCTCACGGATGCGCATCCGCCGGATGACCGCTCCGCCGGACCTCCGCGAGTTCGACGAGAAGATCGCGAACGTCCGCCGCGACAAGGAGTCGGCCATCGACTCCCAGGACTTCGAGAAGGCAGCTTCGCTCCGCGACAAGGAGAAGCAGCTGCTGGCCGCGAAGACCAAGCGGGAGAAGGAGTGGAAGGCCGGCGACATGGACGTCGTCGCCGAGGTGGACGAGGAGCTGATCGCCGAGGTCCTGGCGACCGCCACGGGCATCCCGGTCTTCAAGCTCACCGAGGAGGAGTCCTCGCGGCTGCTCCGCATGGAGGACGAGCTCCACAAGCGCGTCATCGGCCAGAAGGACGCCATCAAGGCGCTCTCCCAGGCGATCCGGCGTACGCGGGCGGGTCTGAAGGACCCCAAGCGTCCCGGTGGTTCGTTCATCTTCGCCGGCCCCTCCGGAGTCGGTAAGACGGAGCTGTCCAAGACGCTCGCCGAATTCCTCTTCGGCGACGAGGACGCGCTGATCTCCCTCGACATGTCGGAGTTCAGCGAGAAGCACACGGTTTCGCGTCTCTTCGGTTCTCCCCCCGGATACGTGGGGTACGAAGAGGGCGGCCAGCTCACCGAGAAGGTGCGCCGGAAGCCGTTCTCCGTCGTCCTCTTCGACGAGGTCGAGAAGGCCCACCCCGATATCTTCAATTCCCTTCTGCAGATCCTGGAGGACGGTCGGCTGACCGACTCCCAGGGCCGGGTCGTGGACTTCAAGAACACGGTCATCATCATGACGACCAACCTCGGGACCAGGGACATCTCCAAGGGGTTCAACCTGGGCTTCGCCGCCCAGGGCGACACCAAGTCCAACTACGAGCGGATGAAGAACAAGGTCAACGAAGAGCTCAAGCAGCACTTCCGGCCCGAGTTCCTCAACCGTGTGGACGACACGGTCGTCTTCCACCAGCTCACCGAGGAAGACATCATCCAGATCGTCGACCTCATGGTGACCAAGGTGGACGAGCGCCTGAAGGACCGGGACATGGGCCTCGAGCTCAGCCCGAACGCCAAGGCGCTGCTCGCCAAGAAGGGCTACGACCCCGTTCTGGGCGCCCGGCCGCTGCGCCGGACGATCCAGCGCGAGATCGAGGACATCCTCTCCGAGAAGATCCTCTTCGGTGAGCTGCGCCCCGGTCACATCGTGGTCGTGGACACCGAGGGCGAGGGCGAGGAGAAGAAGTTCAGCTTCCGAGGCGAGGAGAAGTCGGCGCTGCCCGACGTCCCGCCGATCGAGCAGGCGGCCGGCGGCGCCGGTCCGAACCTGACCAAGGAGGCGTGA